A genomic segment from Malaclemys terrapin pileata isolate rMalTer1 chromosome 1, rMalTer1.hap1, whole genome shotgun sequence encodes:
- the SLITRK1 gene encoding SLIT and NTRK-like protein 1 — translation MLLWILLLETSLCFAAGNVTGDVCKEKICSCNEIEGDLHVDCEKKGFTSLQHFSAPTSQFYHLFLHGNSLTRLFPNEFANFYNAVSLHMENNGLHEIVPGAFLGLQLVKRLHINNNKIKSFRKQTFLGLDDLEYLQADFNLLRDIDPGAFRDLNKLEVLILNDNLISTLPANVFQYVPITHLDLRGNRLKTLPYEEVLEQIPGIAEILLEDNPWDCTCDLLSLKEWLENIPKNALIGRVICEAPTRLQGKDLNETTEQELCRKNRVDSSLAAPPAEEETCDPGPIPTPFKIHGIEDPATPGSAPNGGTKIPVNWQIKTRPTAAGSTISVKNKLPTSMPCPEICSCDQIPGSGLKVNCNERNVSSLVALKPKPSNVQELFLRDNKIHTIRKSHFLDYRKLNLLDLGNNNIATVENNTFKNLFELRWLYMDSNYLDTLSREKFTGLQNLEYLNVEFNEIQLIQPGTFNVMPKLRVLILNNNLLRSLPVDVFAGVSLSKLSIHNNYFMYLPVAGVLDQLTSITQIDLHGNPWDCSCPIVPFKQWAEMLRPKVVMSDLRCESPEDFFKEDFESLANDVICPQLKISPTFTSNNKNSTGLAETGTHANSYLETSRVSISVLVPGLLLVFVTSAFTVVGMLVFILRNRKRSKRRDANSSASEINSLQTVCDSSYWHNGPYNADGAHRVYDCGSHSLSD, via the coding sequence ATGCTGCTTTGGATTCTGTTGCTGGAGACGTCTCTTTGCTTTGCTGCTGGAAACGTTACAGGGGACGTTTGCAAAGAGAAGATCTGTTCCTGCAACGAGATAGAAGGGGATTTGCACGTAGACTGTGAGAAAAAGGGGTTTACCAGCCTGCAACATTTCAGCGCCCCAACTTCCCagttttaccatttattcctgcatGGAAATTCCCTGACTCGACTTTTCCCTAATGAGTTTGCTAACTTTTACAATGCAGTCAGTTTGCACATGGAAAACAACGGTTTGCATGAAATtgttcctggggcttttctagGGCTGCAGCTTGTAAAACGTTTGCATATAAACAACAATAAGATAAAATCGTTCAGGAAACAGACTTTCCTGGGGCTGGACGATCTGGAATATCTCCAGGCAGATTTTAATTTATTAAGGGATATTGACCCGGGAGCATTTAGGGATTTAAACAAGCTGGAGGTGCTGATTTTAAATGACAACCTCATCAGCACCTTACCTGCCAACGTGTTTCAGTATGTGCCGATCACCCACCTCGACCTCCGGGGAAACCGACTTAAAACCTTGCCTTATGAGGAGGTCCTGGAGCAGATCCCAGGCATTGCTGAAATTCTGCTGGAAGATAACCCTTGGGACTGCACTTGTGATCTGCTATCCCTGAAGGAGTGGCTGGAAAATATACCCAAAAATGCTTTGATCGGCAGAGTCATTTGTGAAGCTCCTACTAGGTTGCAGGGCAAAGATTTGAATGAGACCACAGAGCAAGAGCTGTGCAGGAAAAACAGAGTGGATTCTAGTCTAGCTGCTCCCCCTGCCGAAGAGGAAACCTGTGATCCTggtcccattccaaccccctttaAAATACATGGCATAGAAGATCCTGCCACTCCCGGATCTGCTCCAAACGGAGGTACAAAGATCCCAGTCAACTGGCAAATCAAGACCCGACCCACTGCTGCGGGCTCGACAATTAGCGTGAAAAACAAGCTACCGACTAGCATGCCCTGTCCGGAGATCTGCAGCTGCGATCAGATCCCTGGCTCGGGTTTAAAGGTTAATTGCAACGAAAGAAATGTGAGCAGTTTGGTAGCTTTGAAACCCAAGCCGTCCAATGTGCAGGAGCTGTTTCTGAGAGACAACAAAATACATACAATCAGGAAATCCCACTTTCTGGATTACCGGAAACTTAACCTATTGGATCTGGGGAACAACAACATCGCTACTGTGGAGAACAACACCTTCAAGAATCTCTTCGAGCTCAGGTGGCTCTACATGGATAGCAACTACTTGGACACTTTGTCCCGCGAGAAATTCACCGGGCTGCAGAACCTAGAGTATCTGAATGTGGAGTTTAATGAGATCCAGTTGATTCAGCCCGGCACCTTCAATGTAATGCCCAAGCTCCGAGTCCTAATCCTCAACAACAACCTGCTGAGGTCCCTCCCCGTGGATGTGTTCGCTGGGGTCTCGCTTTCCAAGCTGAGTATACACAATAACTATTTCATGTATCTCCCGGTGGCGGGGGTATTGGACCAGCTCACGTCCATCACCCAGATCGATCTGCACGGCAACCCGTGGGACTGTTCATGCCCGATTGTGCCTTTCAAACAGTGGGCAGAGATGCTGCGCCCCAAGGTGGTCATGAGCGATCTGAGGTGTGAATCCCCAGAGGATTTCTTTAAGGAGGATTTCGAGTCCCTTGCCAACGACGTTATTTGCCCGCAGCTCAAAATATCGCCCACCTTCACTTCCAATAACAAAAACAGCACCGGGTTGGCAGAGACAGGGACTCACGCCAACTCCTACCTAGAGACCAGCCGGGTCTCCATTTCGGTGCTGGTCCCAGGACTCCTGCTGGTTTTTGTCACCTCCGCATTCACAGTAGTTGGCATGCTAGTGTTTATCCTGAGGAACAGAAAGCGTTCTAAGCGGAGGGACGCCAACTCATCTGCATCAGAAATCAATTCCTTACAGACAGTCTGCGATTCTTCTTACTGGCACAATGGACCCTACAATGCAGATGGAGCCCATAGAGTTTATGACTGTGGCTCTCATTCTCTATCAGACTAA